One Purpureocillium takamizusanense chromosome 1, complete sequence genomic window carries:
- a CDS encoding uncharacterized protein (COG:A~EggNog:ENOG503NWVJ), whose product MYDDKREGDDDGDHRGRHHSRGRYHDDEYDYSRRDEYDHRRDDGSRGRYGRSRSHSRPRDAGRPTDTIKLEGVPFGISSAALREALLESSPVAAKFPPVDVRVVSSKGYCRAFVQFETMDDAVVFVKEHFPSLLVTLPHPTDEAPDGEAELSLHFARSQSDLEQQPGSLPLVVPGDWLCPQCTFLNFASRRQCRDCGLSIPAACGFEGRTGAADVARSVDKKMQFLVVYPLPPHFDEDKLASEMKRLELVKVEKPKGEPPKLKSTAPSVDGAGYGARQGSLHRVFLMREVATHTNLRYGFAEFWTLADTAAALKKFQMTRSFEIAGNVVNIAMIHMGVFVPEDREVTPDIAFESFQPLFNPETRIRYRDFELYPSPKVVAQTSPDDGMTKPGAEAKIEASKPEAMKSKKRKAESGAADTVPKKSIAMGPQMAFWQQRHREIQGIQPDDNKLPQEAADGSKRAAPIKFSLKTGVINTNESAATEGQIAPDAQAAQRQEVSYVDRARLMCLICMMRYKSVEEVNIHEKSGNHRRATEDEAKVKAALPRIAARDRRAQQKGEVAQYRDRAKERRETFDQPSKPLTKTSNKPKDAAQPTKEEAKKPIESKGAGMLAKMGWSKGEGLGATGEGLTEALTANAYKEGVGLGAEGGKLGDAQEVAEGRTKDSYSSYVSAAQDRARERYKQMQ is encoded by the exons ATGTACGACGACAAGCGAgaaggcgacgatgatggcgaccATAGAGGCCGTCACCACTCGCGCGGACGGTATCACGATGATGAATACGATTATTCGCGGCGAGATGAGTacgaccaccgccgcgacgacggttCGCGCGGTCGCTATGGCCGGAGCCGATCCCACAGCAGACCGAGAGACGCGGGTCGGCCGACAGATACGATCAAACTTGAGGGAGTGCCGTTTGGTATCTCATCAGCTGCG CTCCGTGAAGCTCTCCTGGAGAGctcccccgtcgccgccaagtTTCCGCCGGTGGACGTTCGAGTTGTGTCATCAAAAG GCTATTGTCGTGCCTTTGTGCAATTTGAGACGATGGATGACGCCGTAGTCTTTGTCAAAGAACACTTCCCAAGCCTCCTAGTGACATTGCCTCACCCAACTGATGAAGCGCcagacggcgaggcggagctcTCTTTGCACTTCGCCCGTAGCCAGAGCGACCTTGAACAGCAGCCGGGCAGTCTACCGCTAGTCGTTCCTGGAGATTGGTTGTGCCCTCAG TGCACCTTTCTCAACTTCGCGTCGCGTCGACAGTGCAGGGACTGCGGTCTTTCCATTCCAG CTGCGTGTGGCTTCGAGGGACggaccggcgccgccgacgtcgcccgaAGCGTTGACAAAAAGATGCAGTTTCTTGTCGTCTACCCGCTCCCTCCCCATTTTGACGAGGATAAGCTCGCCAGCGAGATgaagcgcctcgagctcgtcaaggTGGAGAAACCAAAGGGCGAACCACCCAAGCTCAAGTCCACGGCGCCCTCTGTGGATGGGGCTGGATACGGCGCCCGCCAGGGCTCTCTGCACCGCGTATTTCTGATGCGTGAGGTGGCAACGCATACCAACCTTCGATATGGCTTTGCAGAGTTCTGGACCTTGGCTGATACGGCCGCGGCACTCAAGAAGTTCCAGATGACGCGCTCTTTTGAGATCGCAGGCAACGTCGTCAACATCGCCATGATTCACATGGGTGTATTCGTGCCAGAGGATCGAGAGGTGACTCCCGATATTGCCTTTGAGTCCTTTCAGCCCCTGTTCAACCCGGAGACGCGCATCCGATATCGCGACTTCGAACTCTACCCCAGCCCCAAAGTTGTTGCACAGACCTCCCCCGATGACGGCATGACCAAGCCCGGCGCGGAAGCAAAGATCGAGGCGTCGAAGCCTGAAGCCATGAAGagcaagaagcgcaaggccgagaGTGGTGCGGCAGATACGGTACCCAAGAAGAGCATCGCCATGGGACCCCAAATGGCCTTCTGGCAGCAACGCCATAGAGAGATTCAAGGCATCCAGCCTGACGACAACAAACTCCCGCAGGAGGCAGCAGATGGCTCCAAGCGGGCTGCTCCCATCAAGTTCTCTCTGAAGACCGGTGTTATCAACACGAACGAATCCGCCGCGACTGAAGGACAGATCGCCCCTGACGCCCAAGCGGCCCAGAGGCAGGAGGTGTCATACGTGGACCGAGCTCGGCTCATGTGCCTAATTTGTATGATGCGCTACAAGTCGGTCGAAGAAGTCAACATTCACGAGAAGTCGGGTAATCACAGACGGGCCacggaggacgaggccaaggtcaaggccgcgcTCCCTCGCATCGCCGCTCGAGACAGGAGAGCTCAGCAGAAGGGAGAGGTGGCGCAGTACCGCGACCGCGCCAAGGAGCGACGCGAGACCTTTGACCAGCCCAGCAAGCCACTCACCAAGACCAGTAACAAGCCCAAGGATGCTGCTCAGCCAACCAAGGAAGAAGCCAAGAAGCCCATCGAGTCCAAGGGCGCCGGCATGCTGGCTAAGATGGGTTGGTCTAAGGGCGAAGGCCTGGGTgcgacgggcgagggccTTACGGAGGCCTTGACGGCCAACGCGTACAAGgagggcgtcggcctcggtgccgagggcggcaagctggGCGACGCTCAGGAGGTGGCCGAGGGCCGGACCAAGGACAGTTACTCTAGCTAcgtgtcggcggcgcaggatCGCGCCCGTGAGCGATACAAGCAGATGCAGTGa
- a CDS encoding uncharacterized protein (MEROPS:MER0000937~EggNog:ENOG503NXPH~SECRETED:SignalP(1-34~SECRETED:cutsite=VSA-GT~SECRETED:prob=0.4576)~COG:O), translating to MMLPLSSSLSSSSSSSFNTIALLALAAVVSTVSAGTVSVPWVRRAHDDIPSSLTRRGDGSIGLEALNNITAGGYYAEFSVGTPPQQLSFLLDTGSSDTWVNSIAADLCNDKDRQQQQQQWCQTQFNPNASSTMKTVQKSGFNITYLDHRNIQGDYFNDTLTIHGKQIKDQQLGLALRSVRPTGIMGLGYSATVASNRTYPTVVDNMVAQGLIDAAVFSLYLNDADAKSGTILFGGVDSEKYYGRLATLPLTNGVVNDASEATPYYAVALRGLSIDGVKLPDFQGVAILDSGSSLTLLPNPLIKDIHDKFGVVSIDQIPVPLVDCAYRGDKGKGIRFSFKFDNKTIRVPADEIVLDYFPADAQKILKGDALKSLFGTWKAVCVFGIASANDYGIKSETWALLGDPFLRSAYVVYDMTNRQVGLAQANVNNNKSNVIEISKGAKTLPDVAGVAEPSAAGQLSPRHGVATAGLLVAVAAIISTL from the exons ATGATGCtgccattgtcgtcgtcgttgtcgtcgtcgtcgtcgtcctccttcAATACCATTGCCCTcctcgcgctggccgccgtcgtctcgacCGTTTCTGCCGGCACCGTTTCCGTGCCGTGGGTGCGccgcgcgcacgacgacaTCCCCTCGTCCCTCACGCGGCGCGGTGACGGCTccatcggcctcgaggccctcaacAACATCACCGCTGGCGGCTACTACGCCGAGTTCTCCGTCGGCACCCCGCCTCAGCAGCTCAGCTTCCTGCTTGACACGGGGAGTAGTGACACATGGGTCAAttccatcgccgccgacctatgcaacgacaaggacaggcaacagcagcagcagcaatggTGCCAAACTCAGT TCAACCCCAACGCCAGCTCGACCATGAAGACTGTCCAGAAGAGCGGCTTCAACATCACCTACCTCGACCACCGCAACATCCAGGGCGACTACTTCAACGACACGCTCACCATCCACGGCAAGCAGATCAAGgaccagcagctcggcctcgccctccgctCTGTCCGCCCCACGGGCATCATGGGTCTCGGCTACAGCGCAACTGTCGCCTCCAACAGGACGTACCcaaccgtcgtcgacaacatGGTCGCCCAgggcctcatcgacgccgccgtctttAGCTTGTACCTG aacgatgccgacgccaaaTCCGGCACCATCctcttcggcggcgtcgactcgGAAAAGTACTACGGCAGGCTCGCCACCCTACCCCTCACCAACGGCGTGGTAAACGATGCATCCGAGGCCACACCGTACTACGCCGTTGCGCTCCGGGGCCTGagcatcgacggcgtcaagctCCCAGACTTccagggcgtcgccatcctcgactcCGGGTCGTCGCTCACCCTCCTGCCCAACCCCCTCATCAAGGACATCCACGACAAgttcggcgtcgtctccatCGACCAGATCCCCGTCCCGCTCGTCGACTGCGCCTACCgcggcgacaagggcaagggtATCCGCTTCAGCTTCAAGTTCGACAACAAGACGATCCGcgtccccgccgacgagattGTCCTCGACTACttccccgccgacgcccagaAGATCCTCAAGGGCGACGCCCTCAAGTCCCTCTTCGGCACCTGGAAGGCGGTCTGCGTCTTCGGCATCGCCTCGGCCAACGACTACGGCATCAAGTCGGAGACGTgggccctcctcggcgaccccTTCCTGCGCTCCGCCTACGTCGTCTACGACATGACCAACAGGcaggtcggcctcgcccaggccaatgtcaacaacaacaagtcCAACGTCATCGAGATCAGCAAGGGCGCAAAGACCCTCCCGGACGTGGCTGGTGTCGCGGAGCCgtctgccgccggccagctcagccctcgccatggcgtcgccaccgccgggctcctcgtggccgtcgccgccataATTTCGACTCTGTAA